From a region of the Chitinophaga caseinilytica genome:
- a CDS encoding S9 family peptidase: MRKSIFLVALLAGSTAFAQDNGTYQRPPAVIEELLLAKPTPTVSISKTGEWMLLAQRNPFPSVEELAEPELRIAGLRLNPRNFGQSRGVSNASLRLKHLKSNTEFDIKGIPEPARISGVSWSPDGRQVAFLQSGAERIDLYVFDIDAKQAVQVNQQPLNATMGNPYAWLGNETLVYRAVPAGRGALPKAPAAPTGPVVQESKGRSAASRTYQDLIKTPYDEALFAYMATSQIVLVTGKKETPVGEPGIYASVNVSPDKQFLLTRRIEKPFSYLVPAYGFPHVWEVYGKTGKLVKTLVKNPSSEGAPIGFDDVVTTPRDFGWKDDEAHTVTFVKALDGGLGKQKAEFRDALYVQDVTSADAPKELFRTRRRFEDVIWGTQELALVYESMFADRKERISILNQQAGRLDSLYERSSNDAYSDLGTPFTTRNAFNRPVLFTGRKNELTFRSQGSSPEGDMPLVQTLDLKTGKKNILWRCQAPFFESVVEVIDPEKLVVLTSRESNTEVPNYYIRDLRKRSLVGTKVTSFENPYKAMEGVSKQKITYKRADGIQLTGDLYLPKGYDPGKDGRLPVFIWAYPREYKSAADAAQVRGSKYTFTRVGYGGPLFWVTQGYAILDNAEMPIVGEGNREPNDNFIPQLYLNAHAAIQALSKMGVGDSNRVAVGGHSYGAFMTANLLAHTKLFKAGIARSGAYNRTLTPFGFQAEERTYWEAPEVYYNMSPFSFASSIKTPLLLIHGEMDNNPGTFPIQSERLYNAVKGHGGTVRFVQLPYESHGYSARENILHMLWEQTQWLDRYVRDAK; this comes from the coding sequence ATGAGAAAATCCATATTCCTGGTGGCCCTCCTGGCCGGAAGCACCGCTTTCGCGCAGGATAACGGCACCTATCAGCGCCCGCCTGCCGTGATCGAGGAATTGCTGCTGGCCAAGCCTACGCCCACCGTATCTATTTCCAAAACCGGCGAATGGATGCTCCTGGCCCAGCGCAACCCGTTCCCGTCTGTGGAAGAGCTGGCCGAACCGGAACTGCGCATCGCAGGCCTGCGGCTTAATCCGCGCAACTTCGGCCAGAGCCGTGGGGTGAGCAATGCCAGCCTCCGGTTGAAGCACCTGAAAAGCAATACCGAATTCGATATTAAAGGCATCCCCGAGCCGGCGCGCATCTCCGGTGTATCCTGGAGCCCCGATGGCCGGCAGGTGGCTTTCCTGCAATCGGGCGCGGAGCGCATCGACCTGTATGTTTTCGACATAGACGCAAAGCAGGCCGTGCAGGTCAATCAGCAACCCCTGAACGCCACCATGGGCAATCCTTACGCCTGGTTGGGCAATGAAACGCTCGTGTACCGGGCGGTTCCCGCGGGCCGGGGCGCCCTGCCGAAAGCGCCCGCAGCGCCAACCGGCCCGGTAGTGCAGGAAAGCAAGGGCCGCAGCGCCGCGTCCCGCACTTATCAGGACCTCATCAAAACGCCCTACGACGAAGCGCTTTTCGCATACATGGCCACTTCACAGATCGTATTGGTTACCGGTAAAAAGGAAACGCCGGTCGGCGAGCCGGGGATTTACGCCTCGGTGAACGTATCGCCCGATAAGCAGTTCCTGCTCACCCGCCGCATCGAAAAGCCTTTCAGCTACCTGGTGCCCGCTTACGGATTCCCGCATGTTTGGGAAGTGTATGGCAAAACCGGCAAACTGGTGAAGACACTGGTAAAGAACCCCTCCTCCGAAGGCGCGCCCATCGGGTTCGACGATGTTGTGACCACCCCGCGCGATTTCGGCTGGAAAGACGATGAAGCGCATACCGTCACGTTCGTAAAAGCCCTCGACGGCGGCCTCGGTAAACAGAAAGCCGAATTCCGCGATGCGCTGTATGTGCAGGACGTAACGTCGGCCGACGCGCCCAAAGAACTGTTCCGCACCCGCCGCCGTTTCGAAGACGTGATCTGGGGAACGCAGGAATTGGCGCTCGTCTACGAATCCATGTTCGCCGACCGGAAGGAGCGCATCAGCATCCTCAATCAGCAGGCCGGCCGCCTCGATTCGCTCTACGAACGCAGCAGCAACGATGCTTACAGCGATCTGGGCACGCCTTTCACCACCCGCAACGCATTCAACCGCCCCGTACTTTTTACCGGCCGGAAAAACGAATTGACGTTCCGCTCGCAGGGCTCCTCGCCGGAGGGCGATATGCCGTTGGTACAAACCCTCGACCTGAAAACCGGCAAAAAGAACATCCTCTGGCGCTGCCAGGCCCCGTTCTTCGAAAGCGTGGTGGAAGTGATCGATCCGGAGAAACTGGTGGTGCTCACTTCCCGCGAAAGCAATACCGAAGTGCCCAATTATTACATCCGTGACCTCCGCAAACGCTCGCTCGTTGGCACGAAAGTGACCAGCTTCGAGAATCCCTACAAAGCCATGGAAGGCGTCTCCAAACAAAAGATCACCTATAAACGTGCCGACGGCATCCAGCTCACCGGCGATCTTTACCTGCCCAAAGGTTACGATCCGGGGAAAGACGGCCGGCTGCCCGTGTTCATCTGGGCATACCCGCGGGAGTACAAATCTGCCGCAGATGCAGCACAGGTGCGGGGCTCGAAGTATACCTTCACCCGTGTAGGCTATGGCGGCCCGCTCTTTTGGGTCACCCAGGGCTACGCCATCCTCGACAATGCCGAAATGCCCATCGTAGGCGAAGGCAACAGGGAGCCCAACGATAATTTCATCCCGCAGCTGTACCTCAATGCCCACGCGGCGATCCAGGCGCTGTCGAAAATGGGGGTGGGAGATAGCAACCGTGTGGCCGTGGGCGGGCATAGCTACGGCGCATTCATGACAGCTAACCTCCTCGCGCACACGAAGTTGTTCAAGGCGGGGATCGCGCGGAGCGGGGCCTACAACCGTACGCTGACGCCGTTCGGCTTCCAGGCGGAGGAGCGCACGTACTGGGAGGCGCCGGAAGTGTATTACAATATGAGCCCCTTCAGCTTCGCCAGCTCGATCAAAACGCCGCTGCTGCTCATTCATGGCGAAATGGACAATAATCCCGGTACTTTCCCCATCCAGAGCGAACGGCTGTACAACGCGGTGAAAGGGCACGGGGGAACGGTGCGCTTTGTGCAACTGCCTTACGAAAGCCACGGCTATTCCGCCCGCGAAAACATCCTGCATATGCTTTGGGAACAAACGCAATGGCTCGATCGATACGTCCGCGACGCGAAATAA
- a CDS encoding helix-turn-helix domain-containing protein, protein MSTITGTAERNCRERRLALQDTIQALGGKWRIFILCALQNGDLRFSDLETRLPGIWPKVLASDLKSLEAHLLVNRQVNPTRPVTVTYSLTPHARHLWPLVDALVGFGLEHRRSVKAGMKADNAHVIPL, encoded by the coding sequence ATGTCAACGATCACAGGAACAGCGGAGCGCAATTGCCGCGAACGCAGGCTGGCGCTGCAAGACACCATCCAGGCGCTGGGCGGCAAATGGCGCATTTTCATCTTATGCGCCTTGCAAAACGGAGATCTCCGCTTCTCCGATCTCGAAACCCGGCTGCCCGGCATCTGGCCGAAAGTGCTCGCCAGCGATCTGAAATCCCTCGAAGCGCATCTCCTCGTAAACCGCCAGGTAAACCCCACCCGGCCGGTCACCGTCACCTATTCCCTCACCCCGCACGCACGGCACCTCTGGCCGCTCGTGGACGCGCTCGTCGGCTTCGGGCTCGAGCACCGGCGCTCCGTAAAAGCGGGGATGAAAGCTGATAACGCCCATGTAATACCCCTATGA
- a CDS encoding zinc-binding alcohol dehydrogenase family protein — protein sequence MKAIVQTGTGGPEVLSLRDMPLPQPKSGELLVKVSAIAVNHANKLLRNGVFPAPSPFPHVMLGEVEGYIVAVGPDVETFRPGQRVTGVSMEGFAEYAVVHASQAYLLPEGLAVAEGLLSGGFTAHHLLDQAPEPIHSVLITGAAGVIGSFAVQLAQLRGVPVIGAVAGGAEKLDYLRDMGATVAVSHQTENWLQTLQSAAPEGYSLLLEAGGGPIATQLLPLLAPGGTAVLYGNMSAQPVETDGNLLAFRSLKIFGASVFAAAAADKQRWHEEMVEAVINGKLCIPSTGYEFEDYAAAFAALESRQVPGRIVLRME from the coding sequence ATGAAAGCTATCGTTCAAACGGGTACCGGCGGACCGGAAGTGCTCTCCCTCCGCGACATGCCCCTACCGCAGCCCAAATCCGGCGAATTGCTCGTGAAAGTTTCCGCCATTGCCGTCAACCACGCCAACAAGCTCCTGCGCAACGGCGTCTTCCCCGCTCCCTCGCCGTTCCCGCATGTCATGCTTGGCGAAGTGGAAGGATACATTGTGGCGGTGGGCCCCGACGTAGAAACGTTCCGCCCCGGCCAGCGCGTAACGGGCGTTTCGATGGAGGGCTTCGCGGAATATGCCGTGGTACATGCATCCCAGGCATACCTGCTGCCGGAAGGGCTTGCTGTGGCGGAGGGGCTGTTGTCCGGCGGGTTCACTGCGCACCATTTGCTGGACCAGGCGCCGGAGCCTATTCATTCCGTACTGATCACCGGTGCCGCGGGCGTTATCGGTTCATTCGCCGTACAGCTGGCGCAACTGCGGGGCGTTCCGGTTATCGGGGCGGTGGCCGGCGGAGCGGAAAAACTGGATTATCTGCGGGACATGGGCGCCACCGTGGCCGTATCCCACCAAACCGAAAATTGGCTGCAAACGCTGCAAAGCGCCGCCCCGGAAGGCTATTCCCTCCTGCTCGAGGCCGGCGGCGGCCCCATTGCCACGCAGTTGCTGCCGTTACTGGCGCCTGGCGGCACGGCGGTTTTATACGGCAACATGTCTGCCCAACCGGTGGAAACCGACGGCAACCTGCTGGCATTCCGATCGCTGAAGATCTTTGGCGCATCGGTGTTCGCGGCCGCAGCGGCCGACAAGCAGCGCTGGCACGAAGAAATGGTGGAAGCAGTGATAAACGGCAAATTGTGCATCCCATCCACCGGGTATGAATTCGAAGATTACGCCGCCGCTTTCGCCGCGCTGGAAAGCAGGCAGGTACCGGGAAGGATCGTTTTGCGGATGGAATAA
- a CDS encoding response regulator transcription factor, with product MKYDIRLAVADDHEIFLDGLALMLSRQEHITLVGRAADGRELLDLVHREKPDVVMTDIKMPKMDGIAATRQLVQELPGIRVIALSMFDEEGLIVEMLEAGAKGYLLKNADKQEILEAIEHVYEDHTYYCKSTSAKLAGMIARSKFNPYRQKEAVTFTDREQEIIKLICLQQTAQQIGDRIFLSKRTVEGYRTRILEKMNVRNTAGVVMYALKHNLIREEDLV from the coding sequence ATGAAGTACGATATCCGCCTCGCCGTTGCCGACGATCATGAAATTTTCCTGGACGGGCTGGCCCTGATGCTGTCGCGCCAGGAGCACATCACCCTCGTGGGCCGCGCGGCCGACGGGCGCGAGCTGCTCGATCTGGTGCACCGCGAAAAGCCGGATGTGGTGATGACGGATATCAAAATGCCGAAAATGGACGGGATCGCCGCCACGCGCCAGCTGGTGCAGGAATTGCCCGGCATCAGGGTGATCGCCCTGTCGATGTTCGATGAAGAAGGTTTGATCGTGGAAATGCTGGAGGCGGGCGCGAAAGGGTACCTGTTGAAGAACGCCGACAAACAGGAAATCCTCGAAGCCATCGAGCATGTGTATGAAGACCATACTTACTATTGCAAAAGTACTTCCGCGAAACTCGCCGGGATGATCGCCCGGAGCAAATTCAATCCCTACCGGCAAAAGGAAGCGGTCACCTTCACCGACCGCGAGCAGGAGATCATCAAACTTATCTGTCTGCAACAAACGGCCCAGCAGATCGGCGACCGCATTTTCCTCAGCAAGCGCACGGTAGAAGGGTACCGCACCCGCATCCTCGAAAAGATGAACGTCCGCAATACGGCGGGCGTGGTGATGTATGCGCTGAAGCATAATCTTATCCGGGAAGAAGACCTGGTGTAA
- a CDS encoding sensor histidine kinase: MEERIFYITVFLSSLLGVIIAFFITSIIRYHRRYVRMQRERITAEVRLLENERKRIAGDLHDSLGPLLSSVKLKISSVEVPDAEDRKVIQQSAKHIDEIISSMRQISYDLLPIALERKGLIEAVRDFVRHLGREEQLEVSVYTMNDVNPHPEQDIHLYRILQEIIHNTLKHANASRLDIGFRQEANELLLLVQDNGQGFSVEKAREHSRGLGLKSLETRTDILKGSIHIRSAVGEGTRYYIRIPRT, encoded by the coding sequence ATGGAAGAAAGGATTTTTTACATTACCGTATTTCTTTCCTCATTGCTGGGGGTGATCATCGCGTTTTTCATCACGTCCATCATCCGCTATCACCGCCGCTATGTGCGTATGCAGCGCGAAAGGATCACGGCGGAAGTGAGGTTGCTGGAAAACGAAAGGAAACGCATTGCCGGCGATCTGCACGACAGCCTGGGGCCGCTCCTCAGCTCCGTAAAACTCAAGATCAGCAGCGTGGAAGTGCCCGATGCGGAAGACCGGAAAGTCATCCAGCAGTCCGCCAAACATATCGATGAGATCATCTCCAGCATGCGGCAGATTTCGTACGACCTGCTGCCCATCGCCCTGGAGCGCAAAGGGCTCATAGAAGCCGTCCGCGACTTCGTGCGGCACCTCGGGCGCGAAGAGCAGCTGGAAGTAAGCGTGTACACGATGAATGATGTAAATCCGCATCCCGAGCAAGATATCCACCTGTACCGCATCCTCCAGGAAATCATCCACAATACGCTGAAGCACGCCAACGCCTCCCGGCTCGATATCGGCTTCCGGCAGGAGGCAAACGAATTGCTGCTGCTCGTGCAAGACAACGGGCAAGGCTTCAGCGTGGAAAAAGCGCGGGAACACTCGCGCGGCCTGGGCCTCAAGAGCCTCGAAACGCGGACCGACATCCTGAAAGGCTCCATCCACATCCGTTCCGCCGTGGGCGAAGGTACCCGCTACTACATCCGCATCCCCCGTACTTGA
- a CDS encoding YdeI/OmpD-associated family protein, whose product MDKLDAYIAQSAPFAQPILRHIREMVHEACPHVEETLKWGMPYFMTHGDNLCHMAAFRQHCALGFWKAAVMQDPKGILTLMEKAAMGHLGKIASLKDLPADKTLIAYIREADRLNREGIKLPARPVSEKTELEVPAALAAALKKNKPAEKQFQAFSYSHRKEYIEWINEAKTDPTRDKRIAQAVEWMAEGKGRNWKYAKK is encoded by the coding sequence ATGGACAAGTTAGACGCCTATATCGCCCAATCGGCCCCTTTCGCCCAACCCATTCTCCGGCATATCCGGGAAATGGTGCATGAGGCCTGTCCGCACGTGGAAGAAACCCTCAAATGGGGCATGCCCTATTTCATGACCCATGGAGATAACCTCTGCCACATGGCCGCCTTCCGGCAGCATTGCGCCCTGGGGTTCTGGAAAGCCGCCGTCATGCAGGATCCGAAAGGCATTCTCACGCTCATGGAGAAAGCCGCCATGGGGCATCTGGGGAAGATCGCGTCGCTCAAAGACCTCCCGGCCGACAAAACCCTCATCGCATACATCCGCGAAGCCGACCGCCTGAACCGCGAGGGCATCAAACTGCCCGCCAGGCCCGTTTCGGAGAAAACCGAACTGGAAGTGCCCGCCGCACTGGCCGCCGCGCTGAAAAAGAACAAACCGGCCGAAAAGCAATTCCAGGCCTTCAGCTATTCCCACCGGAAAGAATACATCGAATGGATCAACGAAGCGAAAACCGACCCCACGCGCGATAAACGCATCGCACAGGCCGTGGAATGGATGGCCGAAGGGAAAGGCCGCAACTGGAAATACGCGAAAAAATAA
- the folE gene encoding GTP cyclohydrolase I FolE gives MQTEESIASVLARGRKELTKAEKIETIRHHFREIMLALGLDLEDDSLKDTPARVAKMFVNEAFSGLDPASEPAVTLFENNFRYNEIVLERDIPLYSYCEHHFVPIIGKVHVAYVSQGKVIGLSKLNRITHYFAKRPQVQERLTIQIAEYLKKVMGIADVAVIIKAEHLCVASRGVNHTGCATVTSSYHGQFLTEPRSRELHALLAV, from the coding sequence ATGCAGACAGAGGAATCCATCGCTTCCGTGCTGGCGCGCGGCAGGAAAGAACTAACCAAAGCGGAAAAGATCGAAACGATACGGCACCATTTCCGCGAAATCATGCTGGCGCTGGGGCTCGATCTGGAAGACGACAGCCTGAAAGACACGCCCGCACGGGTTGCAAAAATGTTTGTGAACGAAGCGTTTTCAGGGCTCGACCCTGCCAGCGAGCCGGCCGTCACTCTGTTCGAAAACAATTTCCGGTACAACGAGATCGTGCTGGAAAGGGACATCCCGCTGTATTCCTATTGCGAGCACCATTTTGTGCCCATCATCGGAAAGGTGCATGTGGCGTATGTTTCGCAGGGGAAAGTGATCGGGCTGTCGAAACTGAACAGGATCACGCATTACTTTGCGAAACGGCCGCAGGTGCAGGAAAGGCTGACGATTCAGATCGCGGAATACCTGAAAAAGGTGATGGGCATAGCCGATGTGGCGGTGATCATCAAGGCGGAGCATTTGTGCGTGGCGTCGCGCGGGGTGAACCATACCGGTTGTGCCACGGTCACAAGCAGTTACCACGGCCAGTTCCTGACCGAGCCCCGTAGCCGGGAGCTCCATGCGCTGCTGGCGGTCTGA
- a CDS encoding sigma-70 family RNA polymerase sigma factor, whose translation MTVTTSILPAPIEDAPIIERILAGEKRLFELLVRKYNQRLYRIGMSVLDDEAEAQDAMQTAYIKAYEHLSGFENRSQFSTWLTRIMLNQCLEQKRKAGYRLTGMEHPLNPIHMKTPANELANKELNAILERAIAQLPEKYRLVFMLREIEDLSVRETAETLTIGETNVKVRLNRAKTMLRRSLEGYMKDHVYTFHLSKCDTVVFHVMQQLGIANS comes from the coding sequence ATGACAGTTACCACTTCCATCCTACCCGCACCCATAGAAGACGCCCCGATCATTGAACGGATCTTAGCGGGGGAAAAGCGGCTTTTCGAACTGCTGGTCCGCAAATACAACCAGCGGCTGTACCGGATCGGCATGTCGGTGCTCGACGATGAAGCCGAAGCGCAGGACGCGATGCAGACGGCTTACATCAAGGCATACGAGCACCTTTCCGGCTTCGAAAACCGGTCGCAATTCAGCACCTGGCTCACGCGCATCATGCTGAACCAATGCCTGGAACAAAAACGGAAAGCCGGTTACCGGCTCACGGGAATGGAACACCCCCTCAATCCAATACACATGAAAACGCCAGCGAACGAATTGGCTAACAAGGAATTGAACGCGATACTGGAAAGGGCCATCGCACAGCTCCCGGAAAAGTACCGGCTGGTGTTTATGCTGCGCGAAATTGAAGACCTGTCTGTCCGGGAAACGGCCGAAACGCTGACCATCGGGGAAACGAACGTGAAAGTGCGGCTCAACCGGGCGAAAACGATGCTCCGCCGCAGCCTGGAGGGATATATGAAAGACCACGTGTACACCTTTCATTTGTCGAAATGCGATACCGTGGTCTTTCATGTAATGCAACAACTGGGTATTGCGAATAGCTGA
- a CDS encoding phosphocholine-specific phospholipase C, giving the protein MDSRREFLRKAALLSGAGGLANILPETIQRAMAIDPAPGSTFLDAEHVVFLMQENRSFDHCFGTLKGVRGFNDPRAVKTPNGTNVLFQPDKDGNLVPPFRMDIKDTKATWMSALPHGWSDQVDARNGGKYDRWVPVKRSGNREYGKVPMTMGYYNREDIPFYYALADAFTVCDQHFCSSLTGTTPNRLYLWTGTIREKMSGDAKANVWNSDVDYGEEAHWKTYPEVLEENGIPWKIYQNEISVGVGLEGEGDAWLSNFTDNPIEWFSQYHVHYHEPHLRYIRKVADELPGKISDMEKQLAALAADSKDRANLEKRIKSARNQQEKIKTILDKVAATPFSALPEREQQLHKKAFTTNVGDPDYHQLSDLQYKDGETERKMQLPKGDVLHQFRQDVKSGQLPAVSWIVAPENFSDHPGAPWYGAWYLSEVMDILTSNPEVWKKTIFVLTYDENDGYFDHVPPFTAPDPSRPETGKTSAGIDTSHEWVSRAAQRNWPDDIRECSIGLGYRVPLVIASPWSRGGFVNSQVFDHTSNIQFLEKWLEHRHKKPMTCENITNWRRAVCGDLTSVFRPYNGEKIPAPKSIEREAFVETIHNAKFKAAPANFTVLKGEVKDPQKHLPLQEKGTRPACAIPYELYAKLVPSADGSVQLALEAGNKRFGKKSAGGAFNVYGKDMYNRSYAVTPGGKVEDVWKGDLFPGGDIDITVYGPNGFLRGFRGQAGKLPHGFTFEQQPSKGNELFFSWHNAGKKDVKLQMKDAYGQADKKVITVKPGSRTTLVMPLLKAQGWYDVTVSVNGTAAEYRFAGHLETGKSTISDPIMGGLM; this is encoded by the coding sequence ATGGACTCAAGAAGAGAATTTCTCAGGAAGGCCGCACTGCTCAGCGGAGCGGGCGGGTTGGCCAACATCCTTCCCGAAACCATCCAGCGGGCAATGGCCATCGATCCCGCACCCGGCAGCACTTTCCTGGACGCAGAGCACGTCGTTTTCCTCATGCAGGAAAACCGCTCCTTCGATCACTGCTTCGGCACCCTCAAAGGCGTTCGCGGTTTCAACGACCCCCGGGCCGTGAAAACCCCCAACGGCACCAACGTCCTCTTCCAGCCGGATAAAGACGGAAACCTCGTGCCCCCGTTCCGGATGGACATTAAAGACACCAAAGCCACCTGGATGAGCGCCCTGCCGCACGGCTGGAGCGACCAGGTAGACGCCCGCAACGGCGGCAAATACGACCGCTGGGTACCCGTAAAACGCTCCGGCAACAGGGAATACGGGAAAGTCCCCATGACAATGGGCTACTATAACCGCGAAGACATTCCCTTCTATTACGCCCTGGCAGACGCTTTCACCGTGTGCGACCAGCATTTCTGCTCCTCCCTCACCGGCACCACGCCCAACCGCCTCTACCTCTGGACCGGCACCATCCGCGAAAAAATGAGCGGAGACGCCAAAGCCAACGTCTGGAACTCCGACGTCGACTACGGCGAAGAAGCCCACTGGAAAACTTACCCCGAAGTGCTGGAAGAAAACGGCATTCCCTGGAAAATATACCAGAACGAAATCAGCGTAGGCGTAGGCCTGGAAGGCGAAGGCGATGCCTGGCTCTCCAATTTCACCGACAATCCCATCGAATGGTTCAGCCAATACCATGTGCATTACCATGAACCGCACCTGCGCTATATCCGAAAAGTAGCGGACGAACTGCCCGGCAAAATTTCCGATATGGAAAAACAGCTGGCAGCACTGGCCGCCGATTCCAAAGACCGCGCGAACCTCGAGAAACGCATCAAAAGCGCCCGCAACCAACAGGAAAAAATAAAAACCATCCTCGATAAAGTAGCCGCCACGCCTTTCAGCGCATTGCCGGAAAGGGAGCAGCAACTGCATAAAAAAGCATTCACCACCAACGTCGGCGATCCGGATTACCACCAGCTGTCCGATTTGCAGTACAAAGACGGGGAAACGGAACGGAAAATGCAGTTGCCCAAAGGTGATGTGCTCCACCAGTTCCGGCAAGACGTGAAGAGCGGCCAGCTGCCCGCCGTATCGTGGATAGTTGCGCCGGAAAACTTCTCCGACCACCCCGGCGCGCCCTGGTATGGCGCCTGGTACCTGTCTGAAGTGATGGACATCCTCACCAGCAATCCCGAAGTCTGGAAGAAAACCATTTTCGTGCTGACGTACGACGAAAACGACGGTTATTTCGACCACGTTCCTCCCTTCACGGCGCCCGATCCTTCGCGGCCGGAAACCGGGAAAACCTCGGCGGGTATTGATACCTCGCACGAATGGGTGAGCCGCGCCGCACAGCGCAACTGGCCCGACGATATCCGCGAATGCTCCATCGGCCTGGGATACCGCGTTCCGCTCGTGATCGCTTCGCCCTGGTCGAGAGGCGGATTCGTGAATTCACAGGTGTTCGACCATACCTCCAACATCCAGTTCCTCGAAAAGTGGCTGGAGCACCGGCATAAAAAGCCTATGACCTGCGAAAACATTACCAACTGGCGGCGCGCGGTGTGTGGGGACCTCACTTCCGTGTTCCGTCCTTACAACGGCGAAAAAATCCCCGCACCAAAATCCATCGAGCGGGAAGCTTTCGTCGAAACCATCCACAACGCGAAATTCAAAGCCGCGCCGGCTAATTTTACAGTGTTGAAGGGTGAGGTGAAAGATCCGCAGAAACATTTGCCGCTGCAGGAAAAAGGGACACGCCCCGCCTGCGCGATCCCGTACGAGCTATATGCGAAACTGGTCCCTTCGGCCGACGGTTCCGTTCAACTCGCGCTCGAAGCCGGCAACAAAAGGTTCGGTAAAAAATCGGCCGGCGGCGCGTTCAATGTTTACGGAAAAGATATGTACAACCGCTCTTATGCCGTAACGCCGGGCGGTAAAGTGGAAGACGTCTGGAAAGGAGACCTGTTCCCCGGCGGCGATATCGATATTACCGTGTACGGCCCCAACGGTTTCCTGCGCGGATTCCGCGGGCAGGCGGGCAAACTGCCGCATGGGTTCACTTTCGAACAGCAACCGTCTAAAGGAAACGAGCTGTTTTTCAGCTGGCACAATGCCGGTAAGAAAGACGTGAAACTGCAGATGAAAGACGCCTACGGACAGGCAGATAAAAAAGTGATCACCGTGAAACCCGGCAGCCGCACTACATTGGTAATGCCCTTGCTCAAAGCCCAGGGCTGGTACGATGTAACCGTGTCGGTAAACGGTACGGCGGCGGAATACCGCTTCGCCGGGCACCTCGAGACCGGTAAATCCACCATCAGCGACCCGATCATGGGTGGACTGATGTAA
- a CDS encoding FKBP-type peptidyl-prolyl cis-trans isomerase: protein MGIADKLFNMKNEKSAANLKAGQDFLAANKEKPGITALPSGLQYEILTEGSGPKPSATSKVTCHYHGTLIDGTVFDSSVQRGQPATFPLNMVIKGWTEGLQLMPQGSKWRFFIPADLAYGDRQVSAQIGANSTLIFDVELLGIS from the coding sequence ATGGGCATAGCAGACAAACTCTTCAACATGAAAAACGAAAAATCAGCCGCCAACCTGAAGGCCGGGCAGGACTTTCTTGCCGCCAACAAGGAAAAGCCCGGTATCACGGCGCTTCCCAGCGGTTTACAATACGAAATCCTTACGGAAGGCTCCGGCCCCAAACCTTCGGCTACCAGCAAAGTGACCTGCCATTACCACGGCACCCTCATCGACGGTACCGTGTTCGACAGCTCGGTACAACGCGGCCAGCCGGCCACGTTCCCCCTAAACATGGTGATCAAAGGCTGGACGGAAGGCCTCCAGCTCATGCCCCAGGGCAGCAAATGGCGCTTCTTCATCCCGGCAGACCTCGCTTACGGCGACCGCCAGGTGAGCGCGCAGATCGGTGCCAACAGCACGCTGATCTTCGATGTGGAGCTGCTCGGTATCAGCTAA
- a CDS encoding GNAT family N-acetyltransferase has product MGNTPDIMLRPAVDADLPGIRSLFRSTVMQVCAGDYDASQLQAWASSADDPARWQKLLDTTELIVAVAGDGRLAGFAALERPSHIEMMYAGKDFQGMGVAARLLHRLLSQTTGPVTAHVSRTARPFFEKHGFSVTEARFPVRNGIVIPNFAMTKP; this is encoded by the coding sequence ATGGGAAATACCCCGGATATTATGTTGCGGCCCGCCGTGGATGCGGATCTTCCTGGAATAAGGTCGCTTTTCAGGTCGACGGTCATGCAGGTTTGCGCCGGCGACTACGACGCCAGCCAGTTGCAGGCATGGGCTTCCAGCGCCGATGATCCCGCACGTTGGCAAAAGCTGCTGGACACCACGGAACTGATCGTTGCCGTGGCGGGCGATGGCCGGCTGGCCGGGTTCGCGGCGCTGGAGCGGCCTTCGCATATTGAAATGATGTATGCAGGGAAAGATTTTCAGGGGATGGGCGTTGCCGCCAGGTTGCTGCACCGGCTGCTGTCCCAAACCACCGGCCCGGTAACCGCCCATGTCAGCCGGACGGCCCGGCCATTCTTCGAAAAACACGGATTCTCGGTCACGGAAGCGCGGTTTCCCGTCCGCAACGGCATCGTGATCCCCAACTTCGCCATGACGAAACCCTAA